The sequence CAAGCAAAAGTACCATGTATCACGCTCTTGAAATACACGGAAATACGCTTTTAACGGCTTCGGAGCTGGCTGGTTTGGTGGCTCCTTCGCCATAAGGATGTAAGAGATGAGCACAAGGGAAAGCGGAATAAGTGCTAGTCCCATCACGCCATTCCAACCGACCACTTCCGCTAGCCGTGGCCCAAACAATGTGGCAAATAAAGTGCCGCTATTCCCAGCCCCTGCTATGCCCATTGCCACTCCTTGTAAATGAGGGGGGTACCACCGGCTAGCCATTGGCAGTGAAGCAGAAAAACTAGCACCGGCAACGCCAAGCAGCAGCCCGATCGCGATCAACTCTGACAGGCTCGTACCAAAAAGCCAGCCCCATAACAGCGGTACCATCGTTACAACCATGCCTGCTATGCTCGTCTTTTTTGGCCCATAACGATCTGTCAAAATGCCAACTAGGATGCGGAAAACAGAGCCTGCTAAAATCGGAATCCCGACAATAAACCCAATTTGTGAAGCACTCAAGCCAAAATCAGCAGTAATGTATGCTCCAAGGGCACCAAGCAATACCCAAATCATAAAGCTTACATCGAAGTATAAAAAAGCGGAAAACAACGAAGGCGCATGCCCGCTTTTGCGTAACTCAGAAAGTTTCATGTTTCCAACACTCCTTCCAATTGCTCATGTACAACTAATGGTTCAGCCCTTACTGCGCTTACTTTAAAAGCCGGCATGCGGCAATCAGGGTCTAAATTGCCTGTAATTATACGATTGACGTTTTGCTTGCCACTCCAGTGAAACGGCACAAATACAGTGTCTTCACGAATCGTTTCCGTAAAGTGACAACGGACGATCATACTGCCTTGTTTGGTAGTCAGCTTGATAAGCGTTTGATCAGCAATTCCATGCCTTTTAGCGGTTTCTGGATGCATTTCTGCAAAAGATTCAAAGTTTCGTGCCATAAGGGAGGCGCTATTTCGTGTCTGTACGCCAGTCAAATAGTGAGCAAGAACTCTGCCCGTCGTTAAATAAAGAGGGTAATCTCGACTTGGTTTTTCTTTTGGTACAGGCGCCTCATTCGGCACAATGGTCATAAGCGCTTTTTTGTTTGGCCGATAAAAACAATCCGTAAATAACATTGGCGTCCCTGGATGTTCCAGGCTAGGGCATGGCCAAAAAATCCCCTTTTCTTTCCTAAGCCGCTCATACGTAATTCCATAGTAATCAGCGATTCCACCTTTGCTGGCCATTCTTAATTCGGTAAAAATGTCTTCCGCGCAGGAATAGGAAAAATCAGTTCCTTTGCCAAGAACAGCCGCAATGTTACAAATAATTTGCCAATCATGGCGGGCTTCCCCATAAGGGGGCATACTGGCTTCACGCAACGTCACTCTGCCTTCGACATTTGTCATCGTGCCTTCATCTTCCAAGTAAGAAGTTGACGGCAAGATCAAGTCAGCAAGCTGAGCTGTTTCAGAAACAAATAAGTCGACAGCGACCAGAAATTTCAGCTTTTTTAAAGCATTTTTGACGAAATCGGCTTGTGGGTGGGATACGACCGGATTGGAGCACAT is a genomic window of Shouchella clausii containing:
- a CDS encoding nitrate/nitrite transporter — encoded protein: MKLSELRKSGHAPSLFSAFLYFDVSFMIWVLLGALGAYITADFGLSASQIGFIVGIPILAGSVFRILVGILTDRYGPKKTSIAGMVVTMVPLLWGWLFGTSLSELIAIGLLLGVAGASFSASLPMASRWYPPHLQGVAMGIAGAGNSGTLFATLFGPRLAEVVGWNGVMGLALIPLSLVLISYILMAKEPPNQPAPKPLKAYFRVFQERDTWYFCLLYSVTFGGFVGLSSFLSYFFVNQYAVSGVRAGEFVTLVVAAGSLLRPIGGLIADKIGGARLLTMLFVGVALCMFAVSFLPPIAFALTVLFVGMGCLGMGNGAVFQLVPQRFHKEIGMVTGIVGAAGGVGGFFLPNILGLFKDITGTYASGFLLFALSACFALGLLLFAQHSWKKAWTETKQTTSM